The Bacteroidales bacterium region CCATTGGTAGCAGTATGGGTATGGTATTTCTCCCTGAAGCCTTCCAGATGGAGCTGATTGACAGGCACATAGATCCTTTTTGCCCGGTAATGTTTTTCCAGGATATCCCGGTTGCGTTTCAGTTGTTTATTGATCAGCCTGACAAAATACTCATCATGTTTTCGCCTGGAATTGTGGTAGTTAATGCGGCAGGCATCAGAGCAGAATTTTCGGTCGGCCCTTCCGGTGATTTTGCTCCCGCAGTCAAGACAAAATCGTTCCATGAGTCAGATGATTGTAATTTGTTGCTAATATAATATTTATTCGTTTATAATCGTTTAAAACGATAAAAAAGTGCGAGAAAATGCAGGAGGCAGGGATTAAAAAGTGCCGGCGTGCATTGCAAAATTACCGGTGATTGTCTAATCCCTAAAACCTACAAAACAATGAACAGTTTACGCAACCGGGTATATCTGATCGGGCGTTTAGGATCAGATCCGGAAATCAAGCAGCTTAACGGGGGAAAAACCCTGGCCAGGTTTTCGCTGGCAACCAATGAAAATTATACGGATGCCGATGGGAAAAAAGTCAAGGAGACTCAGTGGCACAATTTGGTTGCCTGGGGAACCACGGCCAAGACAGCCGAAAAATACCTGAAAAAAGGTTCGGAAATTGCCATTGAGGGCAAGCTGATTCACAGGAATTATGAAGACAAGGGCGGAAACAAAAGGTATGTTACCGAAGTTCAGGTAAATGAATTTCTTATGCTGGGAGGAAAGAAGGAAAAAGAATAGGTTACCTGACGGGTTGTTATTGGGGTATTACCGGTGCAGGGCGGAACCGTTATGGTTTCGCCCTGTGTTTTTCAGATGCAATGCACCCCGATTTTTTGTAACTTTGAGAAAAATATCGGCCATGGATCTCAGGCACACATCGAGATTACTGGTAATTTCGCTTATTCCCCTTGTTTTGTATTGTTCCACATCCAATCCCAAGCAATCTATGAGCACATCGGGAAACGAACGGGCTTCTGATAGTCTGGTCAACCGCAGGCCGGCCGTTGCCGGCAGTTTCTACCCGGGTTCTGCAAAGGAACTTGCCTCAACCTTGTCGGATCTGTTTGCTTCGGCTGAACCACGAAAGGTGTCAGGTACCATTCAGGCGGTAATTTCTCCCCATGCCGGTTATGTATTTTCGGGAGGTGTGGCCGCGTCGGCTTTTCATCAGCTTGATCCCGGAAAAACATACCGGAACATCTTTGTCATAGGTTCAAGTCACCGGTTCAGTTTTGACGGGGCTTCCGTTTACACCCGCGGAAACTATGAAACACCGCTGGGGACTGTTCCGGTGAATCTGGAACTGGCCAAGAAACTTGCGGATGACCCATCGGGAGTTTTTACCGACAGGACGGATGCGCAGATTTATGAACACAGTCTGGAAGTGCAGCTCCCCTTCCTGCAGAAGATCTATGGAAACAAGCTGACCATTGTTCCGGTTGTAATCGGAACACAACGTCCGTCGGTGTGCAAAAAAATAGCCCAGGTTTTGAAGCCATACATGGTACCGGAAAATCTGTTCGTGATTTCCACTGATTTTTCGCATTATCCGGGGTATGAAGATGCTGTCAGGGCTGATATCCTCACCGCCGATGCCATTTGCTCCAATTCGCCTGAGAATTTTCTGAATACCATACGCAAAACAGAGGCTAAGGGTATCCCGGGTCTGGTTACCTGTATCTGCGGATGGACTTCAGTTCTGTCCTTGCTGCACATGACCGAAGACCTGCCGGGCATTGAATACCACAAGATACAGTACCGCAATTCAGGCGATTCACCTTACGGTGAAAGAGACCGAGTGGTAGGCTATTATGCCATTGCCGTTACAACAAAAGCCGGAACATCCGATAACAAGCCTTCAGCAAAGGAAAGCAGCAATGAGGAATTTTCCCTTACCGCGCAGGAAAAGAAAACGCTTGTTTCCATAGCCCGGAATACGCTGGAAAGTTATATACGCAACAGCAAAATACCATCGGTTGAAAGGAATCTCCTGACCCCTGCCCTGGAAACCCCCTGCGGGGCTTTTGTCACCTTGCGAAAAAAGGGAGAACTGAGAGGATGTATCGGAAGGTTTGAGCCTACCGAGCCGCTCTGGAAAGTAGTTCAGGAAATGACCGTTGCAGCGGCCATGCATGATTACCGGTTTGAACCTGTTGACAGAAATGAACTGAAAGAAATTGATATAGAAATCTCTGTCCTGACTCCCCTCAAACGAATCAATTCACCTGACCAGATACGACTGGGTATTGACGGCATTTACATTCGTAAAGGATCCGCTTCCGGCACCTTTCTTCCCCAGGTTGCCAAAGAGA contains the following coding sequences:
- the ssb gene encoding single-stranded DNA-binding protein gives rise to the protein MNSLRNRVYLIGRLGSDPEIKQLNGGKTLARFSLATNENYTDADGKKVKETQWHNLVAWGTTAKTAEKYLKKGSEIAIEGKLIHRNYEDKGGNKRYVTEVQVNEFLMLGGKKEKE
- the amrB gene encoding AmmeMemoRadiSam system protein B — translated: MDLRHTSRLLVISLIPLVLYCSTSNPKQSMSTSGNERASDSLVNRRPAVAGSFYPGSAKELASTLSDLFASAEPRKVSGTIQAVISPHAGYVFSGGVAASAFHQLDPGKTYRNIFVIGSSHRFSFDGASVYTRGNYETPLGTVPVNLELAKKLADDPSGVFTDRTDAQIYEHSLEVQLPFLQKIYGNKLTIVPVVIGTQRPSVCKKIAQVLKPYMVPENLFVISTDFSHYPGYEDAVRADILTADAICSNSPENFLNTIRKTEAKGIPGLVTCICGWTSVLSLLHMTEDLPGIEYHKIQYRNSGDSPYGERDRVVGYYAIAVTTKAGTSDNKPSAKESSNEEFSLTAQEKKTLVSIARNTLESYIRNSKIPSVERNLLTPALETPCGAFVTLRKKGELRGCIGRFEPTEPLWKVVQEMTVAAAMHDYRFEPVDRNELKEIDIEISVLTPLKRINSPDQIRLGIDGIYIRKGSASGTFLPQVAKETNWTLEEFLGHCARDKAGIGWNGWRDAELYTYQALIIEEKDFQ